A stretch of Flavobacterium sp. N1994 DNA encodes these proteins:
- a CDS encoding NADH-quinone oxidoreductase subunit N, with translation MNTLIAISGLGVFCLIAEIFNLRKLLVPVAVLGLLAILGLTISEFNTPGAFYNNMIVVDKFSVAFSSLFIVLTIFLVALSGDFYKDHPTKISDFIAIKIFLLAGAVAMVSFGNLSMFFLGIEVLSISLYVLAASRRLDIKSNEAGMKYFLLGSFASGIILFGICLIYGATGYFDIAEIKDLSQGAGLPIWFPIGITLMLIGMLFKIAAAPFHFWAPDVYEGSPSMTTATMSTLAKVVAMATLYKLLSGMMTALSPTFEMVIVVVSILSMTVGNIMALRQKNVKRMLAFSGISHAGFMLMAILSLSSAASTLLYYTAAYALAGIASFAVIIYVTKDKDNEDIENFNGLGKTSPLLAAVLTASLLSMAGIPIFAGFFAKFMLFSQTIKAGFMVVVIAGVINSIISIGYYFKLILAMYTKDASEEKRAVPFVYYCVAVVAILLNILMGIYPSFVTNLLS, from the coding sequence ATGAATACATTAATTGCCATATCAGGTTTAGGTGTTTTTTGCCTTATCGCTGAAATCTTTAATTTAAGAAAGCTGTTAGTTCCAGTAGCGGTACTTGGTTTATTAGCCATTCTTGGACTTACCATCTCCGAGTTTAACACGCCAGGAGCTTTCTACAATAATATGATTGTTGTAGATAAATTCTCTGTTGCTTTTTCTAGTTTATTTATTGTTTTAACTATCTTTTTAGTAGCGTTATCTGGTGATTTTTACAAAGACCATCCTACTAAAATATCCGATTTTATTGCCATTAAAATATTCCTTTTAGCGGGCGCTGTTGCTATGGTTTCTTTTGGAAACTTATCCATGTTCTTTTTGGGAATTGAAGTGTTATCCATCTCATTATATGTATTAGCGGCTAGCCGAAGATTGGATATTAAAAGTAATGAAGCTGGTATGAAATATTTCCTATTAGGTTCATTTGCTTCAGGAATTATTCTATTTGGAATTTGTTTGATTTATGGTGCTACTGGTTATTTTGACATAGCAGAAATCAAAGATTTATCACAAGGTGCTGGATTACCAATTTGGTTCCCAATAGGAATTACTTTGATGCTTATCGGGATGTTATTCAAAATTGCAGCTGCTCCGTTTCATTTTTGGGCGCCTGATGTTTATGAAGGCTCTCCATCCATGACCACAGCCACAATGAGTACTTTAGCAAAAGTGGTAGCGATGGCAACCTTGTACAAATTATTGAGTGGTATGATGACGGCTTTATCACCAACATTTGAAATGGTGATTGTGGTGGTTTCTATTCTATCAATGACCGTTGGAAATATTATGGCTTTACGCCAAAAGAATGTCAAACGTATGTTGGCTTTTTCCGGGATTTCACATGCTGGATTTATGTTGATGGCGATTCTAAGTTTATCATCGGCGGCAAGCACACTTTTATATTATACCGCAGCTTATGCCTTAGCTGGTATCGCTTCTTTTGCCGTAATTATTTATGTTACTAAAGACAAAGACAACGAAGATATTGAGAACTTTAACGGTTTAGGAAAAACCAGTCCTTTATTGGCTGCAGTATTAACTGCCTCACTATTATCGATGGCTGGAATTCCAATTTTTGCCGGATTCTTTGCGAAATTTATGTTGTTTAGTCAAACTATTAAAGCAGGCTTTATGGTAGTAGTAATTGCAGGTGTAATTAACTCTATAATAAGCATAGGCTATTATTTCAAATTAATTCTCGCGATGTATACTAAAGACGCTTCTGAAGAAAAGAGAGCTGTTCCTTTTGTATATTACTGCGTAGCCGTAGTGGCCATTTTACTTAACATTCTGATGGGAATTTATCCCTCATTCGTGACTAATTTATTGAGCTAA
- a CDS encoding PQQ-dependent sugar dehydrogenase: MKKLLFLLSFFSFTVNAQTVALQSFATGFTSPTEITHPVGDSRLFVVQQGGIIKIVNSNGSVNATPFLTLTTATISTAGNERGLLGLTFHPNYATNGYFYINYTRAGDAATVIARYTVSADPNVADASSGTVLLTVAQPYNNHNGGSLKFGPDGYLYIGLGDGGSSGDPENRAQNINENLGKMLRIDVDSASPYGIPPTNPYVGIDGNDEIWSIGMRNPWKFSFNRLNGDLWIADVGQSNVEEIDKITSPLPTGLNFGWRCYEGSANYNTSGICPAFETTVAPFAQYTHAATSGCSITGGFLYTGTAFPNFQNNYFCADYCTNKIGLVNASGVITWTPALSGGAFTTFGEDKDGELYIASKGNSTLYKIIDTSLAINNFNKSGLSFYPNPAKTEIFIKNSTEISLSKLKIVDLTGKLVLIKTLENNSNPSINITSLSSGLYMIAVEDSTGNQYQSKLIIE; this comes from the coding sequence ATGAAAAAACTACTCTTTCTTTTATCATTTTTTAGTTTTACTGTAAACGCTCAAACAGTTGCTTTACAAAGTTTCGCTACCGGATTTACCTCGCCAACAGAAATAACACATCCAGTGGGCGATTCTCGTTTGTTTGTAGTGCAACAAGGAGGGATTATTAAAATTGTTAACTCTAACGGTTCTGTTAATGCTACTCCATTTTTAACTTTAACCACAGCAACCATAAGTACGGCAGGTAATGAAAGAGGTTTATTAGGCTTGACCTTTCATCCCAATTATGCGACTAATGGCTATTTTTATATAAACTATACTCGTGCAGGTGATGCCGCCACGGTTATTGCAAGATATACGGTTTCTGCCGACCCAAACGTTGCTGATGCTTCAAGCGGAACTGTTTTACTAACGGTTGCACAACCTTATAATAATCATAATGGCGGTAGTTTAAAGTTTGGCCCTGATGGTTATTTATATATTGGACTGGGTGATGGCGGTTCATCTGGAGATCCCGAAAACAGAGCCCAAAACATAAATGAAAATTTAGGCAAAATGTTGCGTATAGATGTTGATTCTGCTTCTCCTTATGGTATTCCACCAACCAATCCTTACGTCGGCATTGATGGCAATGATGAAATTTGGTCTATTGGTATGAGAAATCCTTGGAAGTTTTCTTTTAACCGATTGAATGGTGATTTGTGGATAGCCGATGTGGGTCAAAGTAATGTTGAAGAAATAGATAAAATCACAAGTCCGTTACCAACAGGTTTGAATTTTGGATGGCGTTGTTATGAAGGTTCGGCAAATTATAACACATCGGGTATTTGTCCTGCTTTTGAAACTACTGTTGCTCCTTTTGCTCAATATACTCATGCCGCTACTAGTGGTTGCTCTATTACTGGAGGATTTTTATATACTGGGACAGCTTTTCCAAATTTCCAAAATAATTATTTCTGTGCAGACTATTGTACTAATAAAATTGGCTTAGTAAACGCATCGGGAGTTATTACTTGGACTCCGGCACTTTCTGGTGGAGCATTCACTACTTTTGGTGAAGACAAGGATGGGGAACTGTATATAGCTAGCAAAGGAAACAGCACTCTTTACAAAATTATTGATACTTCTTTGGCAATAAATAATTTTAATAAAAGTGGTTTGAGTTTTTATCCTAATCCGGCCAAAACTGAAATTTTCATTAAAAACAGTACAGAAATATCACTTTCCAAACTCAAAATAGTTGACCTTACGGGGAAATTAGTATTGATAAAAACACTAGAAAACAATAGTAACCCTTCTATAAATATTACGTCTTTATCTAGTGGACTTTATATGATTGCTGTTGAAGATTCTACAGGGAATCAATATCAATCAAAATTAATCATAGAATAA
- the nuoK gene encoding NADH-quinone oxidoreductase subunit NuoK, with protein sequence MNNILNQIGIENYIFLSVLLFCIGVFGVLYRRNAIIVFMSIEIMLNAVNLLFVAFSTYHQDAEGQVFVFFSMAVAAAEVAVGLAILVSVYRNVGSIDIANLKNLKG encoded by the coding sequence ATGAATAATATTTTAAATCAAATAGGTATAGAAAACTACATTTTCCTTTCGGTACTGTTGTTTTGCATCGGAGTTTTTGGTGTATTATATAGAAGAAATGCGATTATTGTATTCATGTCTATCGAAATAATGTTGAACGCTGTAAATCTATTGTTTGTAGCCTTTTCAACTTATCATCAAGATGCCGAAGGACAAGTATTTGTATTTTTCTCGATGGCAGTTGCCGCTGCAGAAGTTGCTGTAGGTTTGGCCATTTTAGTTTCGGTGTATAGAAATGTCGGCTCTATTGATATAGCTAATTTAAAGAACTTAAAAGGATAA
- a CDS encoding 2Fe-2S iron-sulfur cluster-binding protein → MKVTIDGQEIEVEAGTTILQAARMIGGESVPPAMCYYSKLKGTGGKCRCCLVDVTKGSEADPRPMPKLVASCVTGCQDGMEVASKKSDRVTEARKAVTEFLLINHPLDCPVCDQAGECDLQNLSFEHGKLQQRFIEEKRTFEPEDIGDKIQLHMNRCIVCQRCVEVADQLTDKRVHGVLNRGDHSQISTCVSAAIDNEFSGNMIDVCPVGALTDKTFRFKSRVWFNKPFNAHRECTTPGCCGKTTLWMFGNEIQRVTARKDEYHEVEDFICNTCRFDKKEVSDWVIEGPRKFEKDSVINQNKHYGKLDSVVIDTEKGILQGRDIDRKKISMSEIEYNEKIDGNPVNSKNNG, encoded by the coding sequence ATGAAAGTAACCATAGACGGTCAAGAAATTGAAGTAGAAGCAGGGACAACCATCCTGCAGGCTGCTCGTATGATTGGTGGAGAATCAGTTCCGCCAGCCATGTGTTATTATTCGAAACTAAAAGGAACCGGCGGAAAATGTCGTTGTTGTTTAGTGGATGTTACCAAAGGTAGCGAAGCCGATCCAAGACCGATGCCAAAACTTGTTGCCTCTTGTGTAACAGGTTGTCAAGATGGAATGGAAGTAGCCAGCAAAAAATCAGATAGAGTAACTGAAGCGAGAAAAGCGGTAACCGAATTCCTTTTGATCAATCACCCATTAGATTGTCCGGTTTGTGACCAAGCAGGAGAATGTGATTTACAGAACTTAAGCTTCGAACACGGAAAATTACAACAACGTTTCATTGAAGAAAAAAGAACTTTTGAGCCAGAAGACATTGGGGATAAAATCCAATTGCACATGAACCGTTGCATCGTTTGCCAACGTTGTGTAGAAGTTGCCGATCAATTAACAGATAAAAGAGTTCACGGGGTTTTGAATCGTGGAGACCATTCCCAAATTTCTACTTGTGTTTCAGCAGCGATTGATAATGAATTTTCTGGAAACATGATTGATGTTTGTCCGGTTGGAGCTTTAACAGATAAGACTTTCCGATTCAAATCAAGAGTTTGGTTCAACAAACCTTTTAATGCACACAGAGAATGTACTACACCGGGTTGTTGCGGAAAAACAACTTTATGGATGTTCGGAAACGAAATTCAGAGAGTAACTGCTCGTAAAGACGAATACCACGAAGTAGAAGATTTCATCTGCAATACTTGTCGTTTTGATAAAAAAGAAGTTTCGGATTGGGTAATTGAAGGTCCTAGAAAATTTGAGAAAGATTCGGTTATCAATCAAAATAAACATTACGGAAAATTAGATTCAGTTGTCATTGATACGGAAAAAGGAATCCTTCAAGGTAGAGATATCGACCGTAAAAAAATTAGTATGTCTGAGATTGAATACAACGAAAAAATAGATGGTAACCCAGTAAATTCAAAGAACAATGGATAG
- the nuoL gene encoding NADH-quinone oxidoreductase subunit L, with the protein METKLALLLLLSPFVGFLFNVFFGKKVSRNVSGAIGTLTVVVSFLLSICFFTQLQQSGKPFEFALFDWISVHNFSLSFGILLDQLSLLWLLFVTGIGSLIHLYSISYMHDDENMHKFFAYLNLFVFFMITLVIGSNLLVMFIGWEGVGLCSYLLIGFWYKNQPYNDAAKKAFIMNRIGDLGFLIGMFIIASMFSTLNYTELRTALAAGNSDTAMLALAALCLFIGACGKSAQLPLYTWLPDAMAGPTPVSALIHAATMVTAGIFMVTRMNILFDLTPSVQNIIAIVGAATALVAASIGLLQNDIKKVLAYSTVSQLGLMFLALGLGAYNVAVFHVITHAFFKACLFLGSGSVIHGLHGEQDMRKMGGLRKAMPITFWTMMISTLAIAGIFPFAGFWSKDEILMVAFEHNKVLWVVASIASIMTAFYMFRLMYLTFFKDFRGTEEQKHHLHESPSLITIPLVILAILAFVGGAINLPGSNWLNHFIEPILGIKHEEHALGSNEYMLMGIALAGAIFGILWAYSKYIKQSFVPKEDADITGFAKTVYNKYYVDEFYTFLIVRPLNSLANFFRTTLEPALGNTVFSLGTVANGIGKQGKKLQNGSIGLYLFAFVIGVVVIVTYLFIAQ; encoded by the coding sequence ATGGAAACAAAATTAGCTTTACTATTACTCTTATCTCCATTTGTTGGATTTCTTTTCAATGTTTTCTTTGGAAAAAAAGTAAGCCGAAACGTTTCGGGTGCTATCGGAACGCTAACTGTAGTGGTTTCTTTTTTACTAAGCATTTGCTTTTTTACCCAATTACAACAATCAGGAAAACCATTTGAATTTGCTTTATTCGATTGGATTTCGGTTCATAATTTCAGTTTAAGTTTCGGAATTTTATTAGATCAATTGTCATTGCTTTGGTTATTATTCGTTACCGGAATTGGTTCCCTAATTCACTTGTATTCTATCAGCTACATGCACGATGATGAGAATATGCATAAATTCTTTGCGTATTTAAATCTGTTTGTTTTCTTTATGATTACACTTGTTATCGGAAGCAACTTATTAGTAATGTTTATTGGATGGGAAGGCGTTGGATTGTGTTCGTATTTATTAATTGGATTTTGGTATAAAAACCAACCTTATAATGATGCTGCTAAGAAAGCCTTTATCATGAACCGTATTGGGGATTTAGGTTTCCTTATCGGAATGTTTATCATTGCCTCAATGTTCTCTACTTTAAATTATACTGAATTGAGAACCGCTCTTGCTGCAGGTAATTCAGATACTGCGATGTTGGCACTTGCTGCTTTATGTTTATTTATTGGAGCTTGTGGTAAATCGGCTCAGTTGCCTTTATATACTTGGTTGCCTGATGCGATGGCTGGTCCTACACCTGTTTCGGCCCTAATCCACGCTGCTACGATGGTTACCGCTGGTATTTTTATGGTAACTAGAATGAACATCTTATTCGACTTAACTCCAAGCGTTCAAAATATAATTGCTATTGTTGGAGCAGCAACTGCTTTAGTAGCGGCTTCGATTGGTTTATTACAAAACGACATTAAAAAAGTATTGGCTTACTCTACCGTTTCTCAATTGGGATTAATGTTCTTGGCATTAGGATTGGGAGCTTATAATGTTGCTGTATTCCACGTAATCACTCATGCTTTCTTTAAAGCTTGTTTGTTCTTAGGTTCGGGTTCTGTAATTCACGGATTGCATGGTGAACAGGATATGCGAAAAATGGGTGGTTTGCGCAAAGCAATGCCAATCACCTTCTGGACTATGATGATTTCTACTTTAGCGATTGCTGGTATCTTCCCTTTTGCTGGATTCTGGTCCAAAGATGAAATCTTAATGGTTGCTTTTGAACACAATAAAGTATTATGGGTTGTGGCTTCTATAGCTTCAATAATGACAGCTTTCTATATGTTCCGATTGATGTACTTGACCTTTTTCAAAGACTTCAGAGGAACCGAAGAACAAAAACATCATTTGCATGAAAGTCCAAGTCTGATTACTATTCCTTTGGTGATATTAGCGATTTTAGCTTTCGTTGGTGGTGCCATTAATTTACCAGGAAGTAATTGGTTAAACCACTTCATTGAACCCATATTAGGAATAAAACACGAAGAACACGCTTTAGGAAGCAACGAATATATGTTAATGGGAATTGCATTGGCTGGAGCAATATTTGGTATTCTTTGGGCTTACTCAAAATATATCAAACAAAGTTTTGTACCAAAAGAAGATGCGGACATTACTGGCTTTGCAAAAACAGTTTACAACAAATATTACGTAGATGAATTTTACACGTTCCTTATCGTAAGACCGTTAAACAGTTTGGCTAATTTCTTTAGAACCACTTTAGAACCCGCTTTAGGAAATACTGTTTTCAGTTTGGGAACTGTTGCTAATGGAATTGGAAAACAAGGTAAAAAATTACAAAACGGCAGTATTGGTTTGTACTTATTTGCTTTTGTAATTGGCGTTGTTGTCATCGTAACTTATTTATTTATAGCTCAATAA
- a CDS encoding NuoI/complex I 23 kDa subunit family protein: MSTTIQSISLSGHKKQVSNKEMTFLERLYLVAIFKGLLITIKHFFRKKATIHYPEQVREFSPVYRGQHMLKRDELGRENCTACGLCALSCPAEAITMKAAERKKGEEHLYREEKYAEIYEINMLRCIFCGLCEEACPKDAIYLTISKELVPAQYNREDFIFGKDKLVMPLEMAMKNTQLKNAN, from the coding sequence ATGTCAACAACAATACAAAGCATTTCGCTTTCGGGTCACAAAAAGCAAGTTTCCAATAAGGAAATGACTTTCTTGGAGCGCCTATATTTAGTAGCCATCTTTAAGGGTTTACTAATTACCATCAAACACTTTTTTAGAAAAAAAGCCACTATTCATTACCCAGAACAAGTACGTGAATTCAGCCCAGTTTATCGTGGACAACACATGTTAAAACGTGATGAACTAGGTCGTGAAAACTGTACCGCTTGTGGTTTATGTGCTCTTTCATGTCCAGCAGAAGCTATCACTATGAAAGCCGCTGAACGTAAAAAAGGAGAAGAACATTTGTACCGTGAAGAGAAGTATGCCGAAATCTATGAAATCAATATGTTGCGTTGTATTTTCTGTGGGTTGTGTGAAGAGGCTTGTCCAAAAGACGCTATCTACTTAACGATTTCAAAAGAATTGGTTCCTGCTCAATACAACAGAGAAGATTTTATTTTCGGAAAAGATAAATTGGTTATGCCTTTAGAAATGGCTATGAAAAACACTCAACTTAAAAACGCTAACTAA
- a CDS encoding NADH-quinone oxidoreductase subunit J, which produces MSPILITFYFLSAITLASAFLTIYSKNPIHSAIYLVICFFSIAGHYLLFNAQFLAIVHIIVYSGAIMVLFLFTIMLMNLNKEDEVHKPRITRLGAITVFILMSVVLVTIFINSKTIMGDYDSSGEDFQSIKKLGTVLLNEYMVPFEFASILLLVAMIGVVLLSKKEKTEK; this is translated from the coding sequence ATGTCGCCTATATTAATTACATTCTACTTTTTATCGGCCATTACGTTGGCTTCGGCGTTTTTGACTATTTACAGTAAAAACCCTATTCACAGCGCTATTTATTTAGTGATTTGTTTCTTCTCGATTGCGGGTCATTATTTATTATTTAATGCCCAGTTTTTGGCTATTGTACACATTATAGTTTATTCTGGAGCCATTATGGTGCTCTTCCTTTTTACTATCATGTTAATGAATTTGAATAAGGAAGATGAAGTCCATAAGCCTCGTATTACAAGACTTGGCGCTATCACAGTTTTTATATTAATGAGTGTTGTTTTGGTAACGATTTTCATTAATTCGAAAACGATTATGGGTGATTATGACTCTTCTGGAGAAGATTTTCAATCCATCAAAAAACTAGGAACAGTATTGCTTAATGAATACATGGTGCCTTTTGAATTTGCTTCTATCTTATTGTTAGTGGCTATGATTGGTGTTGTTTTATTGTCTAAAAAAGAAAAAACCGAAAAATAA
- a CDS encoding complex I subunit 4 family protein: MDVTTILLLLLVGAIATFLAGDKLASKVALVFSLGALGLSLYLLNLLSQGADISFMGSWIDNPKVALAFKADGLSMAMILLTTALTPLIIFSSFGNTFSNAKSFYALVLFMSFAMTGTFLAADGLLYYIFWELALIPIYFIALIWGNGDAEERKKAVLKFFIYTLGGSLFMLIAFAYLYSKAGSFLLEDLYKLDLTANEQCWVFFAFFLAYAIKIPIIPFHTWQAKVYQKAPTVGTMLLSGVMLKMGLYSVIRWQLPIAPEAAKTYMPILIGLSIAGVIYGSIVALRQKDLKKLLAYSSLAHVGLIAAGCYTLTLDGLSGAVSQMIAHGFVIVGLFFAAEIIFRRYETNKIEDMGGIRSQTPKFTSMFMILVLASVALPGTFNFVGEFTVLYSLSQANIWFAVLGGTTIILGAYYMLKMFQNTMLGETNTRVFADVTTSEAITFIIIIAFLLFFGLYPKPIVDLVTPSLKEILTNINN; encoded by the coding sequence ATGGATGTAACTACTATATTATTATTACTTCTCGTTGGTGCCATAGCCACGTTTCTAGCAGGAGATAAATTAGCTTCTAAAGTCGCACTGGTTTTCAGTTTAGGTGCTTTAGGCTTGTCCTTGTATTTGTTAAACTTATTGAGTCAAGGGGCTGACATCAGTTTTATGGGAAGTTGGATTGATAATCCAAAAGTAGCTTTAGCTTTCAAAGCAGATGGCTTATCTATGGCAATGATCCTATTGACGACAGCTTTAACTCCGTTGATTATCTTTTCCTCTTTTGGAAATACGTTTTCAAATGCCAAAAGTTTTTATGCTTTAGTGCTGTTTATGTCATTCGCTATGACAGGAACATTCTTAGCCGCTGACGGATTATTGTATTATATTTTCTGGGAATTGGCTTTGATTCCGATTTACTTTATTGCTTTGATTTGGGGGAACGGAGATGCTGAAGAGCGTAAAAAAGCAGTCTTGAAATTCTTTATCTATACTTTAGGAGGTTCATTATTCATGCTAATTGCTTTTGCTTATTTGTATTCAAAAGCAGGAAGCTTTTTATTGGAAGACTTATACAAATTAGATCTTACGGCTAACGAACAATGCTGGGTTTTCTTCGCATTCTTCTTAGCTTATGCCATTAAAATTCCGATTATTCCTTTCCATACTTGGCAAGCAAAAGTGTATCAAAAAGCACCAACTGTTGGAACAATGCTTTTATCAGGAGTTATGCTAAAAATGGGATTGTACAGCGTTATACGTTGGCAATTACCTATTGCTCCAGAAGCTGCAAAAACCTATATGCCGATATTAATCGGTTTAAGTATTGCTGGTGTAATTTATGGTTCTATTGTGGCTTTACGTCAAAAGGATTTGAAAAAATTATTGGCTTATTCTTCATTGGCTCACGTTGGTTTAATTGCTGCGGGATGTTATACATTAACGCTTGACGGATTAAGCGGTGCGGTTTCTCAAATGATAGCTCACGGTTTTGTGATTGTAGGGTTGTTCTTTGCTGCTGAAATCATTTTCAGAAGATACGAAACGAATAAAATCGAGGATATGGGAGGCATTCGTTCCCAAACACCAAAGTTCACTTCTATGTTTATGATTTTGGTATTAGCATCGGTAGCATTACCCGGAACTTTCAACTTTGTGGGAGAGTTTACCGTATTGTATAGTTTAAGTCAAGCTAATATTTGGTTTGCTGTCTTAGGGGGAACGACTATCATTTTGGGCGCTTATTACATGCTGAAAATGTTCCAAAATACGATGTTAGGAGAAACGAACACAAGAGTATTTGCTGATGTCACAACCAGTGAAGCGATTACGTTTATCATCATTATTGCCTTTTTATTATTCTTCGGATTGTATCCAAAACCTATCGTGGATTTGGTAACCCCAAGTTTAAAAGAAATTTTAACCAACATTAATAACTAA
- a CDS encoding aldo/keto reductase, whose product MKYTTLPNTTVKVSKVCLGTMTFGEQNSESEAHAQLDYAIEKGVNFIDTAEMYPIAAKEATLGETERYIGTWLKKSGKREDLVIATKIAGPNRGMGYIRNPLDFSKKSIHEAVDLSLKNLQTDYIDLYQMHWPERIMNMFGQRGVSKIDPNWQENFFEVLSVYDGLIKEGKIKHIGVSNENPYGVMKFISESEKHNLPRIITIQNPFSLLNRLYEVGLSEIGMRENVGLLAYSPLAFSFLTGKHLNGTLPTSRLGLFPQFTRYSNDNCHRATKLYHELAQANGLTLTQMALAFVNQQDFVTSTIIGATTMEQLKENIVAFETVLTPEIISEINKIQELIPNPAP is encoded by the coding sequence ATGAAGTACACCACTTTACCCAATACTACCGTAAAAGTTAGTAAAGTTTGTCTTGGCACCATGACCTTTGGCGAACAAAATTCAGAAAGCGAGGCACATGCTCAATTAGATTATGCTATAGAAAAAGGCGTTAATTTTATTGATACTGCTGAAATGTATCCTATTGCTGCTAAAGAAGCTACACTTGGTGAAACGGAAAGATATATTGGGACTTGGTTAAAAAAATCTGGTAAAAGAGAAGATTTAGTTATCGCTACCAAAATCGCTGGTCCAAATCGTGGTATGGGATACATTCGCAATCCATTAGATTTTTCAAAGAAGAGCATTCACGAAGCCGTGGATTTGAGTTTAAAAAATCTTCAAACCGATTATATCGATTTGTATCAAATGCATTGGCCAGAAAGAATTATGAATATGTTTGGGCAACGCGGTGTTTCAAAAATTGACCCTAATTGGCAAGAAAATTTCTTTGAAGTATTGAGTGTTTATGATGGTTTAATCAAAGAAGGAAAGATAAAGCATATTGGAGTTTCTAATGAAAATCCGTATGGTGTAATGAAATTCATTAGCGAAAGTGAAAAACATAATTTACCCAGAATTATAACCATTCAAAATCCATTTTCATTGCTGAATCGTTTGTATGAAGTAGGTCTTTCGGAAATTGGCATGCGCGAAAATGTAGGTTTGTTAGCTTACTCCCCTTTGGCCTTTAGCTTTTTGACTGGGAAACATTTGAATGGCACTTTACCGACATCTCGTTTAGGTTTATTTCCTCAGTTTACAAGATATTCAAACGACAATTGTCATCGAGCCACAAAACTTTACCATGAATTAGCTCAAGCCAACGGACTAACTTTAACCCAGATGGCTTTAGCTTTTGTTAACCAACAAGATTTTGTGACCTCAACTATTATTGGTGCCACCACTATGGAACAACTTAAGGAAAATATTGTTGCTTTTGAAACGGTTTTAACACCAGAGATTATTTCTGAGATTAATAAAATTCAGGAATTAATTCCAAATCCTGCACCTTAA
- the nuoH gene encoding NADH-quinone oxidoreductase subunit NuoH — protein MDSAFIIEKSVLIITVFAVTMIMAMYSTWAERKVAAFLQDRVGPNRAGWGGLLQPLADGMKLFAKEEFEPNTPNKFLFFVGPAIAMSTALMTSAVIPWGDKLEIFGRTVYLQATDIDVSLLYIFGVVSVGVYGIMIGGWASNNKFSLMGAVRAASQMVSYEVAMGLSIIALVMMTGTLSLKEVSLQQQGMNWNVFYQPVGFLIFLICAFAETNRTPFDLAECESELIGGYHTEYSSMKMGFYLFAEYANMFISSTIIAVLYFGGYNYPGMQWMVDHVGVNTANVLGIGVLFVKICFFIFFYMWVRWTIPRFRYDQLMNLGWKILIPLSIINIIITGICILAFN, from the coding sequence ATGGATAGTGCCTTTATTATAGAAAAAAGCGTTTTGATTATAACCGTATTTGCCGTTACCATGATTATGGCGATGTATTCCACATGGGCTGAGCGTAAAGTGGCGGCTTTTCTTCAAGACAGAGTTGGTCCAAATCGTGCCGGATGGGGAGGTTTATTACAACCGCTTGCTGATGGTATGAAATTATTTGCCAAAGAAGAATTTGAGCCTAATACACCCAATAAATTTTTGTTTTTCGTAGGACCCGCTATTGCGATGAGTACGGCTTTGATGACCAGTGCTGTAATTCCTTGGGGAGATAAATTGGAAATCTTCGGAAGAACGGTTTATTTGCAAGCTACTGATATTGATGTTTCTTTATTATACATTTTCGGAGTGGTTTCTGTTGGTGTGTATGGGATCATGATTGGGGGTTGGGCATCCAATAATAAATTCTCTTTAATGGGAGCGGTTCGTGCAGCATCACAAATGGTTTCTTATGAGGTGGCGATGGGACTATCAATTATTGCTTTAGTAATGATGACTGGAACCTTGAGCTTAAAAGAAGTTTCGTTGCAACAACAAGGTATGAACTGGAATGTGTTCTACCAACCCGTAGGATTCTTAATATTCCTAATCTGTGCTTTCGCTGAAACAAATCGAACTCCGTTTGACTTGGCCGAATGTGAATCAGAATTAATTGGTGGATATCACACTGAATATTCTTCCATGAAAATGGGATTCTATTTGTTTGCCGAATATGCTAACATGTTTATTTCATCAACGATTATTGCGGTGCTTTATTTTGGTGGATATAACTATCCTGGTATGCAATGGATGGTAGATCATGTAGGGGTGAATACTGCGAATGTTTTAGGAATCGGAGTTTTATTTGTCAAAATATGTTTCTTCATATTCTTTTATATGTGGGTGCGTTGGACGATACCGCGTTTCAGATACGATCAATTGATGAACTTGGGTTGGAAGATTTTAATTCCGCTTTCTATCATCAACATTATAATAACAGGAATTTGCATTTTAGCTTTTAATTAA